The genomic region acacacacatcatATCCTCTCTCACATGTacgaacacacacacattcatgctccagccctctctcacactctcagtctctctcatgcacaaCTATGCTGATAGATACACACACTCAAACTCAAACATAAACACGCTCTCACTCATTCTGTCTCACACCCTTTCACATTCACACCTTGCTGATACCTTcattgtgtgtgtggggaggagggtgtggggtggggtgcgtgtgtgggggtggtgtgtgtgtatgtgcgtgtttgtgtgtatgtggggtggggcatggttttgtgtgtgtatgcGGAGAGGAGGGTGTGGGGTGGTGTGTGCGTGTTAGCTGGGAGTTAGTTAACATTTAGCATTGACATTGACTGCTCTCTTTCAGATGTTGGTCAACATGTTCTACCTTGTGCCATTCTTTGGCCTGGCACTTTACGGCCTGTTGGAACCCGGCTGTGAATGGATGCCTGATCTGACCGTGGTGTTTGCAGGAGCCATAGCCCAAGTAAGTCACGGGAGTTGTGTCTGTTAATCAGCACCATTGTGAAGCTTCAGAACAGGATGAAATCTAGGGCCTAGTTCTGACTGATTAGGAAAGAAACAATGGAGAGAAAAACCTAGTCCCTGACTGATAAAATTAGAAAGTGAAAGCCAATGTGTTATTTTGAAGACAAGCCAATGAAAATGGATGAAATAGGCCTTTCTAATAAATTGCTGAAACAGTTCTTGGGATTTCCTATTGTCTCTGAGCAGAGCTTCCAACCCATTATTGAGATCATCTCCTTTTTCATCCCTTTGTTATCTCAAAACTCACCTACATCTGCCCAGCCTCCCTTCTGCAGCTAACAGAAACCTAAGCTCTGAACGTCCACTGAGACCGTGTCCTAACTTCCATAAATCACACCCCCACAGCATCTCTCAGCTTGTGCTAGCTCATCAGCGCTGACTCCTAATCTGGAAATGCCTCAATTCCAAAATCCCCattcctttttcaaatctttccacagCTTGGCCTCCTCCCTATTTCTGTCACCTCCTCTAGCCCCTACATCCTACCCTACCTCTGTNNNNNNNNNNNNNNNNNNNNNNNNNNNNNNNNNNNNNNNNNNNNNNNNNNNNNNNNNNNNNNNNNNNNNNNNNNNNNNNNNNttacacccccccctcccccgctctGCCACCCCCTACAGTGCTATTGTTTCTGAGATCTCTGTACTCCTCTAATGCTGGACTTTGTGCGAATCCCTGATTTTGTTTTGCCTCCCCATTGATGGAAGTGTGTTCTGCTACCTGGGACCGAAGCTTTGGAACAGCCTTCataaacctctccacctcctaatgtCTTTTCCCTCCAATGCCTAAAAACCACCTTTTTTGAGTAAGCTTTAGGTTTACTCTCATCCTATCTTCCGATGGGACTCAATGTCCATTATTTTTGTTCACCTCCCATGAACATGCCGTGGAACTAACTTCAACTTTTAACTAAGTTGAAGCCATTATAGAAAGACAGGGTATTGATCAGTCTGAGGAAAGCCCTCACATTGTACATATTTTAATCTGTTTCTCATTCTCTCCTTCCTTCTCCTCCAGGCTCAGTTTTCTCACATTGGCGCTTCCTTACACACTCGTACTTCCCTTACCTACCGAGTACCCCAGAATGAGGTCTCGTCCTTCCTCTACACCAACATCCTCTTCGCTGTTGGCGCTCAGCTCTTGGCATTTCGCTGTATCACTTTTTCTAGCTTCTTCCGGAGGGAAATACCCAGAAATATCAACGAGCTGGAGAAGAAAATCAACTAAAGGGACAGGCCAAGTGGATCACATGCAGAGGCAGTGAACTGTAATAGTTGGTCCTTTAAAGTGATGttaaatgaggtgtcaaccatAACTTGCTGGAGAGCACCCTCATCTCTGAACCAGAATGTTATGCATCAAAACCCACCGCAGACACACCCCACATAATGGAGACAGACCCTCCTGTGCAGTGCAGAGAGAGTTGAGCTGTTTAACCAAGGCCCTTTCTGCCCCCTCAAGTGGAGAGAAAAGATTACATGATTACTCATTTGAAGGAAGGTGAGGGAGTTATCCCTAGTGTCCTAACTAATAGTTATCCCTCAATTGACAACACTAAAACCGTTTTTTGGTCGTATCACATTGTTCTTTGTGCTGTGTATAAATTTGCTGTTACATTTCCCATATTACAACAATGATTATGcgtcaaaaacaaaattaattgactgtaaagtactttggaacaTTCTGTGGTTatgcaaggtgctacataatTGCAAGTTCTTTCATTTACATACAAACAGGaaacaagaggaggccactcggccctttgaccctgctctgccattcaataagaccatggttgACCTGATTTCAACCTCAACTTGACattccctgataatctttcatctgaTTATTTTATGCACTGCATCCAGTTGTCCATTCTGTTTCATGTGTGTGTGCAATGAATTTCCCCCACTTCAATTAGCCTTTGTATTCCAAAGTTGAATTTCGCACAACTTCTCATTTCTCTGAACACCAACCCCAAACCCATGCCTTTCATAAAACATCTATGACAGCTTGTTGGCTTGACCTCATGATAGAGTTGTACTATAATAAACTGCTGGACACCCTGATGGATGGAACCCTGAATGACTTGGAAGGGCAGTACAAGAGATTAGTGAGTGTCAACCTTGACATTAGAGTGAGGCCATTCAGGGTTGGGTTAGCAGCTCCAGCTGCAGACATTCTTGGAGAAATCACTGTCCATCCTCTCCAAATTGCCTGCATGCAGTCAGACCAGATTTGCTCCTCATCTCCAACTACTTTATAATTCATGAATGAATTTGTTCAAAGAACAATTTGAAAAAAGAACACTATGTTTTTAACACTACTATGAATTTTGTCTGGGTGTTGCATGCTACTGTTTTCTGGAGAATAATCCTCAAGACTTCCAATCAATGTTGAAAGGTATGGTATTCTATTCAGGAATGTTGTCAGAAAGTGGTAAATCACATGAAAGGGAGTGAAAATCTGAACTCTGAGACCAAAAAGCTAGAGGATGGAAATCTCAAAACTGACTGAGCTTGATAGGTTTTGTTTGGATTGGTGTATTAATGCTGCGCGGAGAGAATTgcgcagatggtggtgttccatcacactcctgaccggtgccttgtagataatggacaggtttTTGGGAAACAGTGGATAAATGGTAATGTTCCTAGACTAAAAGGAACtgtggatgttagaaatctgaagccaaaacagaacttgctgaagaagctcagcaggtttggcaacaacTTTGGagagaagagttaacatttcaagtccagtgatccttctcctAAACTCAGTGTCAAAAAATGAGTTAGTAGAGATCCAGGCTTATGTTCTGAGGATATGGGATCAAATCTTGCTACAGTAGCTGatcgaatttgaattcagttaataaatttgcaacaTAAAAGCTTGTACATTAATGGTGACCATTTCAACTATCATTGATACCATCCACTTCACTGTTCTTGAGGGGAGGTTATCTGAATTCCTTTTACCTGGTCTGAGTCATTTGTAATTCCAGGCCAACAGTTGTCAGTGGCAATAATTTGCTAACATGTATGATTGCCCACCTAGGATATTCCATGTCACTGGTCGTGGGTTCTGTGGGTCCctgtgacttgatagaagtgtgcaCGATGATAAGAAgcatagagtgaatagtcaagagactttttcccagggcagaaatggctatcacaagggggcataattttaaggtgattggaggaaggtttaggggagatgtcagaggtcggttctttacacaaagtggaatgcactgccaacagtggtagtagagtcggATACATTAGGCACATTTAAGCGATTCTTAGATTGGCACTTGGATGATAGTAAAAATGAAGGGTATAtcgattagtttgatcttaaagttggataaaaggttggcacaacatcgagggctgaagggcctgtactgtagtGTCCTATATTCTACTTAAGGATTGCAGAATGAAGATGACTAGATGATATGAAGGTACAAAGCAGCTAAGAGCTAATTGAATGATGGGACATCCTGAAGagaatgaatggcctcctcc from Chiloscyllium plagiosum isolate BGI_BamShark_2017 unplaced genomic scaffold, ASM401019v2 scaf_1803, whole genome shotgun sequence harbors:
- the LOC122546551 gene encoding transmembrane 6 superfamily member 2-like; this translates as MFYLVPFFGLALYGLLEPGCEWMPDLTVVFAGAIAQAQFSHIGASLHTRTSLTYRVPQNEVSSFLYTNILFAVGAQLLAFRCITFSSFFRREIPRNINELEKKIN